In Deltaproteobacteria bacterium HGW-Deltaproteobacteria-18, a single genomic region encodes these proteins:
- a CDS encoding menaquinol oxidoreductase has translation MLEKAINGSKIYWGWIAFLLLLMSIGAACYWQQLSHGLTITGMSRDVTWGFYIAQFTFLVGVAASAVMLVIPKYLHNYHKFGKILILGEFNAVAMVILCLLFIVADLGSPQRLMNVLIHPTPNSVLFWDMVVLNGYLLINILVGWVTLEAERKQVAPPKWIKFFIYLSIPWAVSIHTVTAFLYCGLPGRGYWLTAVLAARFLASAFAAGPAFLILVTYIAKIFTGFDPGKGVLATLGKTVVYAMCVNLFLLLCEVFTVFYSQIPSHMAHLQYLFVGYHGHGVLVPWMWSAMIMAVVGILILIVPKNREQDNLLIIGCLLIFIGAWIDKGLGMIGGGFVPNPLHEITEYVPSQLELGVSLGIYATGFLVLTILYKVAIGVKQEIE, from the coding sequence ATGCTTGAAAAAGCCATAAATGGATCAAAAATTTATTGGGGTTGGATAGCCTTTTTGCTCCTGCTGATGAGCATCGGGGCTGCGTGTTACTGGCAGCAGCTCTCGCACGGCCTGACAATCACGGGTATGAGTCGTGATGTCACCTGGGGATTCTACATCGCACAGTTCACCTTTCTTGTCGGCGTGGCCGCATCTGCCGTCATGCTGGTAATTCCGAAATACCTTCACAATTACCATAAGTTCGGCAAGATTCTCATTCTTGGAGAGTTCAACGCCGTAGCCATGGTTATTTTGTGTCTGCTGTTCATTGTCGCCGACCTTGGTTCGCCGCAGCGCCTGATGAACGTACTGATTCATCCCACACCCAATTCCGTGCTGTTTTGGGACATGGTGGTTTTGAACGGCTACCTGCTCATCAACATACTTGTGGGCTGGGTTACCCTTGAGGCCGAACGCAAGCAGGTAGCGCCTCCCAAGTGGATCAAGTTCTTCATTTACCTGTCAATTCCCTGGGCAGTCTCCATCCACACCGTTACGGCCTTCCTGTATTGTGGTCTGCCCGGTCGCGGTTACTGGCTGACCGCAGTGCTTGCGGCGCGCTTTCTGGCATCGGCCTTCGCTGCTGGTCCCGCGTTCCTGATTCTGGTGACTTATATCGCCAAGATCTTTACCGGCTTTGATCCCGGCAAGGGCGTATTGGCCACGCTTGGAAAGACGGTTGTCTACGCCATGTGCGTGAATCTCTTCCTGCTCTTGTGCGAAGTGTTCACCGTTTTCTACAGCCAGATTCCCTCGCATATGGCTCACCTTCAGTACCTGTTCGTCGGCTATCACGGACACGGAGTATTGGTGCCCTGGATGTGGTCGGCCATGATCATGGCTGTTGTGGGCATTCTTATCCTGATCGTCCCCAAGAACAGGGAGCAGGACAACCTGCTCATCATCGGATGTCTGCTCATCTTCATTGGTGCCTGGATCGACAAGGGCCTGGGAATGATTGGCGGCGGTTTTGTGCCGAACCCGTTGCATGAAATTACTGAATATGTGCCCAGTCAGTTGGAACTTGGCGTTTCCCTTGGTATCTACGCCACTGGCTTCCTGGTGTTGACCATCCTCTACAAGGTCGCGATCGGCGTGAAGCAGGAAATCGAATAA